From one Catenuloplanes nepalensis genomic stretch:
- a CDS encoding S1 family peptidase has product MKVAFVDSQKAEHGVQPVRQALHDTQAQIAPWLLARATVALLVPGSRDRPDTVGTGFFVAPGVDATCAHVLADRVETLPVEVGATQVATGRQLRLRPRPAWYFRDGAGTDLAFLAADEADSGDDQGLLSREVTVGDEVWVFGHPDGMFCGGQSATCTYQGDSRRGVNGGLRLPPIYGVPVGAGYSRQCGGESADRRGLRHGLHIG; this is encoded by the coding sequence ATGAAGGTCGCCTTCGTCGACTCGCAGAAGGCCGAACACGGTGTCCAGCCGGTCAGGCAGGCTCTCCACGACACGCAGGCACAGATCGCACCGTGGCTGCTGGCGCGGGCCACGGTGGCGCTCCTCGTGCCCGGCTCCCGTGACCGTCCGGATACCGTCGGGACCGGGTTCTTCGTCGCCCCGGGCGTCGACGCCACGTGCGCCCACGTCCTGGCCGACCGGGTGGAGACGCTACCCGTGGAGGTCGGCGCCACGCAGGTGGCCACGGGACGTCAACTGCGGTTGCGGCCGAGACCAGCCTGGTACTTCCGGGACGGCGCAGGTACCGACCTCGCCTTCCTCGCCGCCGATGAGGCGGATTCAGGCGATGATCAGGGCCTGTTGTCACGGGAGGTGACGGTCGGTGACGAGGTCTGGGTGTTCGGCCATCCGGACGGTATGTTCTGCGGTGGCCAGTCCGCCACCTGCACCTATCAGGGCGACTCCCGGCGCGGCGTGAACGGCGGCCTGCGCCTGCCGCCCATATATGGAGTGCCCGTCGGCGCCGGCTACAGCCGGCAGTGCGGCGGTGAATCTGCGGACCGGCGCGGTCTGCGGCATGGTCTGCACATCGGATGA
- a CDS encoding NACHT domain-containing protein, translated as MAGLVFLASGPADWLDTSDKLASVAGLMVGALSLAVGLLAVLVGRKPVPPVSPEDRLAVLVRRQWAAEATARMLDRPRPLRIRWASTARPVSATPAEILGDVVPGRPTRLHLTGDVRDLADVLTRLPMRQVVVLGAPGAGKSMMLLILTLELLALRKTDDPVPVLLALPSWQPGEHLNGWLIRRLIEDYPALGNRATIETLVAHGRILPLLDGLDELPPTRRIDVFDHLNTTFGGGGAFVLSCRTDDFEATTGSRGMPLARAAVIELQGARAEDVIAFLSAGQINGGRRWAAVADEIRTRPDGTLGRVLATPLNAYLARAAYGQPSRNPTDLANTASHSSIRQTEQHLLAGYLPAIYPSGKEVRWLRVLARHLDRSGQQNITWWSLRDLIGNWSLVASLAYAAVALLGYRLCFISNELSDGIAYLAEGWETCSYLACLAFGCLGGRLIGGHARRGRACTALTKLRDMLAIGGIAAGVAFWLDLIFVITGEMRVRDIVVSGLGMALGFFIVAHIDCGGIFFWVPLLAAVSIVATIGSPVEEFKGYYACVVAVILVLLRFSSYIRSHDCLCSAIVAGMAAGMAAAISSPLGAMLAGGFVGFFVFFYLRIVRGRSSLAVGGKVSKFGLLKLGRVIIAGTFFTAVMTVLFAALGLGWRLTTVVPFGMFYGYPLYVVIGLVGALGTSGSDLLIVMPRTGLKRDRHVLIAAILAAAGMAVALGTLGTVGHSFTYGLMFIIILVISSASRWPSFALARFVLAVTRRLPWRLLYFLEDAHRRGVLRQVGAVYQFRHERLQSHLAQDDSSESSDPFKPGTT; from the coding sequence GTGGCCGGACTGGTGTTTCTCGCATCCGGGCCCGCCGATTGGCTCGACACCAGCGACAAGCTTGCGAGCGTGGCAGGGCTGATGGTCGGCGCGCTGTCACTGGCGGTCGGCCTGCTGGCCGTGCTCGTCGGCCGGAAGCCGGTTCCACCCGTGTCTCCGGAGGATCGGCTGGCGGTGCTGGTCAGGCGGCAATGGGCAGCGGAGGCCACGGCGCGCATGCTCGACCGGCCCAGGCCGTTGCGGATCCGGTGGGCGTCCACGGCACGCCCGGTCAGTGCCACACCCGCCGAGATCCTGGGTGACGTCGTCCCGGGGCGGCCGACCCGGCTGCACCTGACCGGTGATGTCCGCGATCTCGCCGACGTTTTGACGCGGCTGCCCATGCGGCAGGTCGTAGTACTCGGCGCGCCCGGAGCCGGCAAGTCGATGATGCTGTTGATTCTCACTCTTGAACTCCTGGCCCTCCGGAAAACCGACGATCCCGTCCCCGTGCTGCTCGCACTTCCCTCGTGGCAGCCCGGAGAACACCTGAACGGATGGCTGATCCGCCGCCTTATCGAGGACTATCCTGCTCTCGGAAATCGCGCGACTATCGAGACGCTCGTCGCGCATGGCCGGATCCTGCCGCTTCTCGACGGCCTCGACGAACTCCCGCCGACCCGGCGTATCGACGTCTTCGACCACCTCAACACCACATTCGGCGGCGGCGGTGCCTTTGTGCTCTCATGCCGCACCGACGACTTCGAGGCGACGACCGGCAGCCGCGGTATGCCGTTGGCCCGCGCCGCCGTAATCGAACTCCAGGGCGCACGCGCGGAGGACGTCATCGCATTCCTGTCCGCGGGGCAGATCAACGGCGGTCGACGGTGGGCAGCGGTCGCCGACGAGATCCGCACCCGGCCGGATGGCACGCTCGGGCGGGTGCTGGCCACACCGCTCAACGCCTACCTGGCTCGGGCGGCATATGGACAGCCGTCCCGCAATCCGACGGATCTCGCCAACACGGCCTCGCACTCCTCGATCCGGCAGACGGAGCAACATCTTCTTGCCGGATATCTCCCGGCAATCTACCCCTCGGGAAAGGAAGTGCGATGGCTGCGCGTGCTGGCCCGACATCTGGATCGCAGCGGACAGCAGAACATCACCTGGTGGAGCCTGAGGGATCTGATCGGCAACTGGTCGCTCGTGGCCAGCCTCGCCTATGCAGCCGTCGCGTTGCTCGGCTATCGACTTTGTTTCATCAGCAATGAACTCTCTGATGGAATTGCTTACCTCGCCGAGGGCTGGGAGACGTGCTCGTATCTGGCTTGCCTTGCGTTCGGTTGCCTGGGTGGAAGATTGATCGGAGGGCATGCCAGGCGCGGGCGGGCGTGTACGGCGCTGACGAAGCTTCGAGACATGCTGGCGATCGGCGGCATTGCTGCGGGCGTTGCATTTTGGCTGGATTTGATTTTTGTTATCACTGGGGAAATGCGGGTCCGGGATATCGTTGTCTCTGGATTGGGAATGGCACTCGGCTTTTTTATTGTTGCGCATATCGACTGCGGCGGAATTTTCTTCTGGGTGCCGCTGCTAGCTGCCGTTAGTATTGTCGCTACGATTGGAAGCCCGGTTGAGGAGTTTAAGGGATATTATGCGTGCGTGGTTGCCGTTATTCTAGTGTTGCTACGCTTCTCCAGCTACATCAGATCTCATGACTGCCTCTGTAGTGCAATCGTTGCGGGGATGGCTGCCGGGATGGCTGCCGCAATTAGCTCACCCCTTGGCGCGATGCTTGCGGGTGGATTCGTCGGATTTTTCGTATTCTTTTATCTTAGGATCGTCCGAGGTCGAAGCTCTCTTGCGGTCGGCGGTAAGGTGAGCAAGTTCGGGCTGCTGAAATTGGGTAGGGTGATCATTGCTGGGACATTTTTCACGGCGGTCATGACCGTGCTATTTGCCGCACTGGGCCTTGGGTGGAGGCTGACGACTGTAGTACCTTTCGGAATGTTTTACGGATACCCTCTTTACGTGGTGATCGGATTGGTTGGTGCGCTCGGCACCTCGGGTAGCGACCTTCTGATCGTCATGCCCCGGACCGGCTTAAAGCGTGATCGTCACGTATTGATCGCGGCCATCCTTGCTGCGGCAGGCATGGCGGTAGCTCTTGGAACGCTCGGGACTGTCGGACATTCTTTTACCTATGGCCTAATGTTTATTATCATCCTGGTTATCTCGAGCGCCTCCCGATGGCCTTCGTTTGCACTTGCTCGCTTCGTTCTAGCAGTTACGAGGCGTTTACCCTGGCGGCTGCTGTATTTCCTGGAGGACGCACACCGGCGCGGCGTTCTTCGTCAAGTCGGCGCCGTGTATCAATTTCGGCACGAACGCCTGCAAAGCCACCTCGCGCAAGACGATTCGTCAGAGAGTTCTGATCCCTTCAAGCCTGGTACGACTTGA